The genomic window CCAAGGAACTACTCGAAGATAACGTTACTTCCACAAATGAAGACCTAGACGAAGAACCTCCATTTTAGAACCAACTAACTGAATAATGCTAGTCCAGACAGGTTTACTGGTTTGAACTAGCGTTATTTTTTTTCAAAAATCCAAAATAAAAATCCACTGTTTGGTAGAATCGCTGACATGGGTTCACAAAATCGCTTCATTAATATATGTCATCAACCAAAATAATTGCCACTTTCAATCAGTCAGGTGGTGCAGCTAAGACGACTATTACACACAATCTTGGATACCACCTTGCTAAAAAACACCGTGTACTACTTGTGGATATGGACCCACAAGCATCACTAACAGCTTTTATGGGATTAGGGGAAGTCAAGCTGCAAACTGAACAAACTATCTATGGTGCGATCGCTGAAGAAACTCCCCTGTACATATGGGAAAAAACTATTCACGGGATGCACCTGGTACCAACAAATATCCAATTGGCAGGTACGGAGCAAAAAATTTTTCATGACTTGACCATCGACAACCGCCAACGGCTCAAGTTTGTGCTATCAAATGTACTTGACCAGTATGATTATATTTTGATTGATTGCCCGCCTTCTCTAGGAATTCTAAGCATTATGAGCTTAGTAGCTGCTTCACACGTTATTATTCCTGTTGAAACACAATATAAGTGCTATCTTGGCACCAACCAACTGCTAGAAACAATTGCCCGGCTCAAAAAAGGAGGACACCAGAAGTTACAAATTGCCTGTATAATTCCAACCAAATACGATAATCGTAATCTTCAAGATACAGGAATACTAGAAGAAATTAAACAACAGGTTGAAGGACGCATCCACGTCACTGCTCCAATTCCTAAATCAACAGCTTTTCCTGACGCAACCCAGGCGCATCTGCCACTTGCACTCCACAAGAAAAACCACCCCGCAGTTAGCACACTCGAAGAAATCACAAAATACATCATTCAACTATGAGCCAAAAACGCGAACTAGAAAAACTCACCGGACTCGATAATTTATTTGGAGACGAAGTAGAACAATCCTTATCTAATTCCACTTTACCTTTATCCCAAATCATTCTTCCACCGAGTCAACCACGTCGCTATTTTGACCCTGAAAAACTTAAATCCCTAGCCGATAGCATAAAGGAAGTGGGGTTACTAGAACCTATAGTCGTCAGGCAGATTGAGGAAGACAAGTATGAACTTATTGCCGGCGAACGCCGTCTTAAAGCTTGCGAAATTGCAGAAAGTGAGAGAATTTCTGTAGTCATTATCGAGTGCGATGATAAACAAGCTCGCAAGCTTCGATTAGTTGAAAACCTCCAGCGTGAAGAACTCAATACCTGGGAGGAAACAATCGGCATTTTGGAATTACTTACCCACGAGATAGAAATAGACCAAGAAGGGGTAGTTTCTCTTCTGTATCAGATGAATAACGAAAGTAAGGGAAACTCTAACCATAACGTTATGGTTAGTCAAGAAGCACTTGCGATACAAAGAATATTTCTACAGATAGGTAAGATATCCTGGGAGTCATTTGTATCAAACCGCCTTCCTCTACTTAAACTACCTTCAGATATCCAAGCAGTATTAGAGCAAGGTCAGATAGAATACACAAAGTCAAAAGAAATTGCTCGGATTAAGGACAATGAAAAACGGCAAAATATTTTAAAAAAAGCTATTGAAGAAAATCTCTCATTATCTGTAATCAAAGAGTTAGTGGGAGATATTCTTCAAACTCAATCAGAAAGTAAACCGCAGTCTCCCCAACAACAAAATAAAGAAAGAGCAAGCAAAATATACAAATCACTGCTTAAGAGCAAAATCTGGGATGACGAGAAAAAAGTAAAAAAAGTTAATCGTCTTTTTGACCAAATTGAAGCACTTTTAGAAGAAAAGAAGGAGGATGCTTCTTGACTCGGTTTGATCCAAGAATTCAGTTCAGGTGCTCTCAAAAAAATTCCAGCAAATAGAACCTGATCAACCAAAGCCAGTTCACTCTATAAAGGCTTGTAAACAGTTTGGATGGTAATTGTCTTTAAAAGTTTTTCCAACAGTACCAATTTTACTGTTATTAATGTGAGCGACGATATAGCATTTTAAATGGGTAAATAGAGCGAACGCTATCAAGTGGGCGAACATCGAAAGGTAACTTAATAGTAAAAGTGCTACCTTTACCAAATTCACTTTGCACATCTATGCTGCCGTGATGTGCCAAAACAATTGCTTGCGCGATCGCTAATCCCAATCCAGAACCGCCAGTGCTACGAGAGCGATCGCTATTGACTCGATAGAAGCGGTCAAAAATTTTAGTCAAATCATGCTGCGGAATACCAATACCCGTATCTTGAACCTGAATCACAGCATAATGGTCACTGCGATCTAGGCAAACGGTTATCTTTCCTCCTTTGGGTGTGTATTGAATTGCATTGATAATGAAGTTAGAAAACAAGCGATAAAGTTGATCGATATTACCAATGACTTCCAAAGGAGTAGACACCCGTACAGAAGATGTTAATGTTACATCAGATGCGATCGCCAAGGCTGCAAATTCCTCTATTAAATCGTTAACAATATCATCCAAGCAGCAAATGTCTCGTTGCATTGGCATTGGTTGACGATCCAGACGAGTCAGCAGCAACAAATCTGTAACCAGAGTTGTGAGTCGCTGATTCTGACGCTGTAGAGTTTGCAGAATGTCCCGTGCTTCTATTTCATCTATTTGGGGCATCAAAAGGGCTGATTCTACTGTCGCTTGGGTTGCTGCTAGAGGTGTCCGTAACTCGTGTGCGGCATCTGCTGTAAATTGTTGAATTTGTCTATATGAGCGATAAATTGGTTGCATTGCTAGTCCTGCTAACCACCAACTAGCAACGCCAACCAGAGCCATTACCATTGGTAATCCCAATGCTAAAATGAGCTTCACAGCAACAAGATAACTGTTGAAGTCTGCCAGACTTCGCCCTACTTGAATGTAACCCCAATCACGATTGTCTTGGGTGTGTAGAACAAAAGAAATTTGGTGGTAGAAATGTCCTTTGCTGTCTTTCAGAGTTTGCCAAAGTTCCTTGTTAAAGGCTACGGGTAATCCTTCTGGATAAGTTCCGGCGATCGCAATCAAGCGTCCGGAATTATCGAAAAAACGCACATAATAATTACCTTGATTGATTGCGCTTAAAATATGGCGTTTGGAACTTAACTGCTCTTGAATGCAGCTTTTATCAACTACACAAATATTGGGTAAAAGCTGTTGTATAACTGGTTCTAATTCACCAGGTTGCTGTAATTTTAATTCAATACTGTCGTGTAGTGTTCCGGCAACAGACTCCAGTTCTCGATCTAATGTCATCCAATGGGCATGGGAAATCGCTCTGTAGATACCAAATCCGCACAGGCTTAAAATCAAAGCCATAACGAGCGCATACCACAAGGCTAAACGCAGGCGGGTCTGCTTAAACAGTTTATTTTGATTCATCGGTGAGATTGAGACGATATCCTGTACCATGCAAAGTTTCAATCATATTCCCGCACCCACTATTGGTCAGTTTGCGACGCAGCAAACGCATTTGAGCAGCTACTACATTACTTATGGGTTCTGCACTCACTTCCCAAAGCTGATTACGAATTTGTTCAGTAGTCACAATTTGGTTTGGGTGTTTCATAAAATACTCTAGTAACTGGAATTCTTTATTAGTTAAGGAAATCTCCTGTTTCTTGCCTGTATTATTTTGACTAACAACCATATTGTTACCGTAATCAAGAGTCAAGTTGCCAACAGTTAATTCTTGAGGCTGAAATTGGGGCGATCGCCTTTGTAATGCCCGCAATCTAGCCAGTAATTCCGCCATGCCGAATGGCTTTACCAAGTAGTCATCTGCACCCGCATCCAGCCCAGTCACTTTATCTTCCATTCTGTCTTTAGCTGTCAGCATTAAAACAGGTAGAGGACTTTGACGAGAACGTAGCTTTTTACACAACTCTAAACCTGATATTCCTGGCAGCATCCAATCGAAAATAGCTAGTGTGTATTGTGCCCACTGATTTTCTAGATATGCCCAGGCATCATTACCATCGAGTACCCAATCAACTAAGTACTTCTGCTGGGTAAGAGTTCGCTTAATAGCAGCACCCAAATCTGGTTCATCTTCGACTAGTAACACTCTCATAGAGTTCACCTGTCAACAGTAAGTTGATATCTTTTTAAAAACTTTTTCATCTGTACATTTTATATAATATTTAAGTATAAAATTTTACAAAATTTCCTGAAATAGCAAAATGTTAACAGTGAAAAAAGACTCAGTAGATCGACTTGCCAAAATAGGTGCGATCTTAGTTTGAGGAGTTACAAAAACTAAGTATTTGCAAGAGTCTATTGAGTCACTATTTATTTTGACAGGTAAATATGAAACCAAGATGAAATTTCAACTACTTGTAGAAAATTTATAAATTATTGGTATTAATTAGCTGTCACATCAATAAAGTTCGTTAGCATTATTTTTATCATACTGGAGTTTGACGCTATACAAACAAACTCTCCATTAACTTAAGCTTCGTCGTCATGCAAGCAATAGTGTATACAAAGCAAATCATGGAAGTCAATTTCATGACAATGAGAAAATCATAACTACTGATTTTTTGGAACTTTTTAAGACAATATCCGAAATTTCATCTTAATTTCATATTTATCTTTCAGGATAGAAATATCGAGTCTATTCATGAATGAATACAGGCATTTCTGAGAATTGGCTTGAAAAAATAAACCTGTTAGATATTGATTATTAACTAGGAGTGATGCCTCGTAAAGCTGACACACCAATTGCCATAGCACAAAAGCAAACCTACCAATAATTGGGGCGGCTGATGTAATCAGATATTCTAAGACATTTGTACATGACATCAAGTTTATTACAAATATCACTAAATTTAGGCTGTAAATACGACATAAGAGAGCTTTAGCAAGTAAGCAAGTTTATAAAGTTGCAGCCACAGTAATTTCCTCATTTGTTTCAATATTCAATATGAATTCTTTTCCCAAAACTTTATCGTCCGAGAACTTTTCTAGTTCGCAATACAACAATCGTAATAGATACAATCTTTTTGTATCTGCCAATGTTACCCAGGCACTAGGAAATGTCCCGATCGTACAGCTTGGAAACATATCCCGTGTATGTATTGAATCAGAGTGTTTATTAAAGCTTGAGAGCTGCAATCCTGGAGGATCAATTAAGGAGAAAAATGCAGTTTACCTCGTCAAGCGTGCGGAGGAAGAAGGACTACTTGTACCTGGTGGTACGATTATCGAGTCAAGCTCAGGAAATTTCGGCGTTGGTTTAGCAATGGTAGGAGCAGTCCGAGGGTATCGAGTGATTATTGTTGTCGATGCCAAAACTGCGCCACCGTTTAGACGAATGCTGAAAGCATACGGTGCAGAACTTGTGGATGTACCGCTACATGAAGCAGACGAATCAGGCTCTATGCAAAAGGCGAGAATGAAACGAGCGCATGAGCTTACGGCAACTATCCCTAATGCTTGGTATCCATGTCAGCACT from Tolypothrix sp. PCC 7712 includes these protein-coding regions:
- a CDS encoding ParA family protein translates to MSSTKIIATFNQSGGAAKTTITHNLGYHLAKKHRVLLVDMDPQASLTAFMGLGEVKLQTEQTIYGAIAEETPLYIWEKTIHGMHLVPTNIQLAGTEQKIFHDLTIDNRQRLKFVLSNVLDQYDYILIDCPPSLGILSIMSLVAASHVIIPVETQYKCYLGTNQLLETIARLKKGGHQKLQIACIIPTKYDNRNLQDTGILEEIKQQVEGRIHVTAPIPKSTAFPDATQAHLPLALHKKNHPAVSTLEEITKYIIQL
- a CDS encoding ParB/RepB/Spo0J family partition protein; amino-acid sequence: MSQKRELEKLTGLDNLFGDEVEQSLSNSTLPLSQIILPPSQPRRYFDPEKLKSLADSIKEVGLLEPIVVRQIEEDKYELIAGERRLKACEIAESERISVVIIECDDKQARKLRLVENLQREELNTWEETIGILELLTHEIEIDQEGVVSLLYQMNNESKGNSNHNVMVSQEALAIQRIFLQIGKISWESFVSNRLPLLKLPSDIQAVLEQGQIEYTKSKEIARIKDNEKRQNILKKAIEENLSLSVIKELVGDILQTQSESKPQSPQQQNKERASKIYKSLLKSKIWDDEKKVKKVNRLFDQIEALLEEKKEDAS
- the rppB gene encoding two-component system sensor histidine kinase RppB, with amino-acid sequence MNQNKLFKQTRLRLALWYALVMALILSLCGFGIYRAISHAHWMTLDRELESVAGTLHDSIELKLQQPGELEPVIQQLLPNICVVDKSCIQEQLSSKRHILSAINQGNYYVRFFDNSGRLIAIAGTYPEGLPVAFNKELWQTLKDSKGHFYHQISFVLHTQDNRDWGYIQVGRSLADFNSYLVAVKLILALGLPMVMALVGVASWWLAGLAMQPIYRSYRQIQQFTADAAHELRTPLAATQATVESALLMPQIDEIEARDILQTLQRQNQRLTTLVTDLLLLTRLDRQPMPMQRDICCLDDIVNDLIEEFAALAIASDVTLTSSVRVSTPLEVIGNIDQLYRLFSNFIINAIQYTPKGGKITVCLDRSDHYAVIQVQDTGIGIPQHDLTKIFDRFYRVNSDRSRSTGGSGLGLAIAQAIVLAHHGSIDVQSEFGKGSTFTIKLPFDVRPLDSVRSIYPFKMLYRRSH
- the rppA gene encoding two-component system response regulator RppA, with translation MRVLLVEDEPDLGAAIKRTLTQQKYLVDWVLDGNDAWAYLENQWAQYTLAIFDWMLPGISGLELCKKLRSRQSPLPVLMLTAKDRMEDKVTGLDAGADDYLVKPFGMAELLARLRALQRRSPQFQPQELTVGNLTLDYGNNMVVSQNNTGKKQEISLTNKEFQLLEYFMKHPNQIVTTEQIRNQLWEVSAEPISNVVAAQMRLLRRKLTNSGCGNMIETLHGTGYRLNLTDESK